From Micromonospora echinospora, one genomic window encodes:
- a CDS encoding DUF5715 family protein has translation MRVPSRRPGRPGSSATAGGPIRAARSTAARPDLDAYRAAVTELLVEIRALADEHSAAARQSLLTDRLGEPALADVLRATPQGVIGARETLLLEMARYRPNARSSAADLTALVRIYLLSRIDVMWWATTSTYLTDDQIQRDTNLVDLDRLRRRGLLRFRYRRQPGTLLGRAVRVAQRRIVPHQVPRTAGLRILYARPEPVSLLNQIAAEFALAAPAGTPPLWVTSLTRSLEHQYRLRQLGYAAMLPSSHCLGWAVDVEMHWFRRFGAAEALANVLLGRQDAGEVNVVDEGQAWHLCVAPEAAPRLRGAYRGELGEC, from the coding sequence ATGCGAGTGCCCAGCCGACGTCCGGGGCGGCCCGGCTCGTCCGCGACGGCCGGCGGACCGATCCGGGCGGCCCGGAGCACGGCGGCCCGCCCCGACCTGGACGCCTACCGCGCCGCCGTGACCGAACTGCTGGTGGAGATCCGGGCGTTGGCCGACGAGCACTCCGCCGCCGCCCGGCAGTCCCTGCTCACCGACCGGCTCGGCGAGCCGGCGCTGGCCGACGTCCTCCGGGCCACCCCGCAGGGGGTGATCGGTGCCCGGGAGACCCTGCTGCTGGAGATGGCCCGCTACCGGCCCAACGCCCGCAGCTCCGCCGCCGACCTCACCGCCCTGGTCCGGATCTACCTGCTCTCCCGGATCGACGTGATGTGGTGGGCGACGACGTCCACCTACCTCACCGACGACCAGATCCAGCGGGACACGAACCTGGTCGACCTGGACCGACTGCGCCGCCGGGGGCTGCTGCGGTTCCGCTACCGGAGGCAGCCCGGCACCCTCCTCGGCCGGGCCGTCCGCGTCGCGCAACGGCGGATCGTCCCGCACCAGGTGCCGCGGACCGCCGGACTGAGGATCCTCTACGCCCGCCCCGAACCGGTGTCGCTGCTCAACCAGATCGCCGCCGAATTCGCTCTCGCCGCGCCGGCCGGAACGCCCCCGCTCTGGGTCACCAGCCTGACCCGCAGCCTGGAGCACCAGTACCGGCTGCGCCAGCTCGGCTACGCGGCCATGCTGCCCAGCTCGCACTGCCTCGGCTGGGCCGTCGACGTGGAGATGCACTGGTTCCGCCGGTTCGGTGCCGCCGAGGCGCTGGCCAACGTGCTGCTCGGCCGCCAGGACGCCGGCGAGGTCAACGTCGTCGACGAGGGACAGGCATGGCACCTCTGCGTCGCCCCCGAGGCCGCGCCCCGGCTGCGCGGGGCGTACCGGGGCGAGCTGGGGGAGTGCTGA